The window TGCAGGGAAGGGTTGGGGAGGGAGTACTCCTGGCCGTGCATGCTCATGCGCCCAGCCGCGCCAGCGCGCGATCCAGCGCCGCGTCGCACAGTGCGCGTGTGGCCTCGTCCTCGATGCCGCTCACCACTTCGCGGCAGAACGCGCCGGTCAGCAGCGCGCGCGCCTCGGGCTCCGGCAGGCCGCGCGAGCGCAGGTAGAACAGCGCGGTGGCGTCGAGCTGGCCGACGGTCGCGCCGTGCGCGGCCTTCACTTCGTCGGCGTGGATTTCCAGCACCGGCTGGGTGTCGATTTCGGCATCGTTGGAGAGCAGCAGGTTCTTGTTCGACAGGTCGGCATTGGTGCCGTCCGCACCCTCGCGGATCACGATGCCGCCGTGGAACACCGCCTTGCCGCGCTGCCCGGCCAGCCCGCGCCAGGTGAGGTTGCAGGCGGTGTCGCGGGCGATGTGGTCGATGCCGAGGCGGGTGTCGACGTGGCGGCGGCCGTCGGCCAGCAGCACGCCGTCGGCCTGCAGCGCCGCGCCATTGCCTTCCAGCCGCACGTTCAGCTCGTGCCGCGACAGGGCGGCGCCGAGTTCGAGGTCGGTACGCGCGTAGCCGGCCTCGCGCGCCAGTACCGCGTCGGTGCGCGCGAACAGGGTGGCGCGCGGGGCGGCGTCCTGCACGCGGACATGCGACAGGCGCGCGCCGTCGGCGACGTGCGCGTGCAGCAGCGCGTTGCCGAGGTGGGCGTGCTCGCCGGCGGCCAGTTCGTGTTCCACCAGTTGCAGCGATGCGCCTTCGCGCAGTTCGACGAAATGGCGCAGATGCCAGGCGGCATCGCCACCGCCCTGTGCCGCGCCGACGTGGACGAGATGCAGCGGCGCGTCCGCGCGCACGCCGGCGTCCACGCGGATCGCTGCGCCCTCGCGCGCCAGTGCGGCGTTGAGGCGGGCGAAAGGTTCGTCGATGCGCTGGTAGCGGCGTTCGAGGAAATTGACTGCGCGCGGATCGTCCCCTTGCAGTAGCCGCGACAGCGGGCGCACGTCGATGCCAGCGGGCAGTGTGGTCAGGTCGCTCAGCGTCGCATCGAACTGGCCGTTGACGAACACGATGCGCGGCGCGGGAATGGCGGCGAGCAGCGTGGCATCGACGGCCACCGCCTTGGCCTGTGCGAAGCTGCGGCGCTCCAGCTGGCGCAGCGAGGTGTACTTCCACGCCTCCGCGCGTGCCGGCAGGCCGTCGCGCAGCACCTCGTCCAGCAGCGCGCGGCGGGTGGCGTCGCCCTCGAAGCCGGCGGCCAGGGAGCCGAGCAGGGCGCTCATCACGCCGCCTCCGGCCCGATCCGCTGGCGGAT is drawn from Thermomonas brevis and contains these coding sequences:
- the sufD gene encoding Fe-S cluster assembly protein SufD gives rise to the protein MSALLGSLAAGFEGDATRRALLDEVLRDGLPARAEAWKYTSLRQLERRSFAQAKAVAVDATLLAAIPAPRIVFVNGQFDATLSDLTTLPAGIDVRPLSRLLQGDDPRAVNFLERRYQRIDEPFARLNAALAREGAAIRVDAGVRADAPLHLVHVGAAQGGGDAAWHLRHFVELREGASLQLVEHELAAGEHAHLGNALLHAHVADGARLSHVRVQDAAPRATLFARTDAVLAREAGYARTDLELGAALSRHELNVRLEGNGAALQADGVLLADGRRHVDTRLGIDHIARDTACNLTWRGLAGQRGKAVFHGGIVIREGADGTNADLSNKNLLLSNDAEIDTQPVLEIHADEVKAAHGATVGQLDATALFYLRSRGLPEPEARALLTGAFCREVVSGIEDEATRALCDAALDRALARLGA